GagaataatttaagaaaataactacTACCATTCttcttgaatatataaaaattagtaaaaattaaatcatttatgATTTGCttgtttaataatattttctcctttttaattataaaaattgtgtCAATGGTCTCAATAACCggacaaatttaattaaataaaatgaccaTAAAATCTGGTAATAACAATAATGAGCTACGAATATAATAAAACCCtctaccatttttttttaattaccaaGGGCATCCATCGGTGGGCCCTGTGACTATTTCCCGTGCTGATTTACACATTTAATGGGTGGGACAGCTGGCCCAAGGATTTAAAGCTGCTCCATACCCAAAGGCAGGGATCGATCCCCCCCCTGATCGTTTGGTTAAGGATGGACGAGTCCCATGCCACTCGAATTAGAGTATCAAACAAGCCCGACCCAATAAATGTTATGGACTGCAGAATTAGGGCCCAAATGATGTATATGGGCTTAGCTTCAATGGCAAAATTGAGACACTCAAACGAGAAAATCGAATCAATCCACTCGATTTTTTGGAACTTTTGGAAGAGCCTCAACAAATTGTATCCATCCTTGTTTCAACTCATCGAAGTAGAGATAAGTGCCATAGAGACAGGCAACCTGTGCAACTCTTGCTGCAATTCTAAGCATTTTCGTTCGAAGTGGGACGTTCAGAAGCGGTTCCAGCTGCGACATTCCAAAACATAAAGTTATGTCAAGACGAGACATTCGAAATTGCAACATACAAAAGGCCTGAGAATTTGAAATGACAAAGTGGTTTGCAGATGGCCAGAATCTTTACCTCAACATGTTGTTTCCAGTAGTTTTGGATTCATGGTACGTGAGCCCTCCCCACAACAGCAACGACTGACTTATGCTGGCGTGCGGCTTCTAGTAATTTGAAGGACATATATCTGTATAGTGTACACCATATATTCAGAAATGaacaaatatgcaatattacgatgagatcaagaatttaaaaaacaaactgGTCCCGCTCAtcgatttgaatttttgaaccGATAGGATCTTGCTTGGTCAGCTCACAAATCACTTGTTTCACCGTGTCAGCATCAACCTTCCCAGTCCTTCGTGACTCCTCCACCTACATAAAGCAAAAGTGAGCCTTTTAACATTAGAAAGTAACATCACCTCTACAAGATAATAGTCTATGACTCCCTCCAACCccaaaaaatagttcattttaCCTATTTTTGCCATTTGGTCCGTCCCTCAAAATTAGTCCAGTTTCtgatttggaaaaaaattcatcacaCTACACTACTAATGAAGTAGGTCTCATTGTCCACTAACACTACATCAACTACTTTTCTCAAATACTTCACCTGTTTTGCATTACAACTCGTGTCGTCCTCTTAGTCTAATTTTAGGCACAAGTATCTTTCCATATTTTACTCATTCCATCCCagaaaaatactccctccgtcccacttaaaatgcaacatttgagaatcggcacgggattttatgtagtgttgttttgtgagttaatgaagagagagtaaagtaagagagatgaaaaagtagagatagagttgtttccatttaaggaaacgtttcatttttaatgggacaaccaaaaaaggaaaacgttgcatttttaatgggacagagggagtagttttcttttaccattttagtttgtcccacaaaattagtcctctttctatttttggaaacaTTTTCACCACACATTACAATAACTAATAAGGTTGGTCCCCCTTTTTAGGGGACAGAGGGAGCATAAGGTAAATAAGAATACCTTCTCGGCGAGGTCTTCCGGCAAAAAAATGTAATCTGGTGTTGTATGTTGCAGATAGATTTGCCAAAGAGACGTGTTTGCCCAATATCTCAAAGTTGTAACCTAtcaccaaaagaaaaaaaagtagaaactaATGATGTGGGGATGATTTTCTAGCCGTAGGCAGTGGAAAGGgataaacaaaaagaagagaaatagcTCACCTCTTCAGGTCTATCACCAAGTATGACCTTGGCACCATATTTTGTTGCTTCGATGTATGCCGTACGAAAATCTTCACCGGGCACTCTATTATACGGCCTCTGTaccattaaaattgaaacgtcccattaaaaatgaaatgtttcctaaaatggaaataactctatctctactttttcatatctcttactttactctttctttattaacttgcaaaacaacactacataaaatcccgtgctgattcccaaatattttatatttaatgggacggcgggagtatttaataaaaagcTAGAAAAAGACAGATCATTGATGTGtatcataaaatatgtttCTCTATTAAGTTcgcataaatgaaaaattggatCGTACCTTAGCAACATACCACTTGcacaaaattgaataaagaccTTCATTTTTCTTCCACATATGCACCATAGCATCTGTAAACAATGCTTATTAGTGAAATAAGTAGAAAGGTTTTAGTAAAGAGCATAAAAAGGAGTACTAAATCAAGGTATTAGAAAGATAGAGAGGGGAAGTTAAGATCATTAGTTG
The genomic region above belongs to Salvia hispanica cultivar TCC Black 2014 chromosome 3, UniMelb_Shisp_WGS_1.0, whole genome shotgun sequence and contains:
- the LOC125211557 gene encoding uncharacterized protein LOC125211557, with the protein product MVHMWKKNEGLYSILCKWYVAKRPYNRVPGEDFRTAYIEATKYGAKVILGDRPEEVTTLRYWANTSLWQIYLQHTTPDYIFLPEDLAEKVEESRRTGKVDADTVKQVICELTKQDPIGSKIQIDERDQYMSFKLLEAARQHKSVVAVVGRAHVP